A DNA window from Pleuronectes platessa chromosome 19, fPlePla1.1, whole genome shotgun sequence contains the following coding sequences:
- the cldn5b gene encoding claudin-5b yields MLAACLEFVGLALCLTGTLLVMVACGLPMWKVTAFIDSNIVVAQTIWDGLWMSCVVQSTGQMQCKVHDSVLSLTQDLQTARALTVISAVLAVIALTVTVAGAQCTNCIREETVKAKVVTTGGVLYILSGLFVLVPLCWMANSIIVDFYDPQVPPSKKREIGAAIYIGWAATALLLLGGTLLCCSFSPAVRGAYPIKYAPTKTITVNSDFDKKHYV; encoded by the coding sequence ATGCTTGCTGCGTGCTTGGAGTTCGTCGGCCTGGCGCTGTGCCTCACGGGCACCCTGCTGGTTATGGTCGCATGCGGGCTGCCGATGTGGAAGGTGACCGCTTTCATCGACTCGAACATCGTGGTGGCACAGACCATCTGGGACGGCCTGTGGATGTCCTGCGTGGTCCAGAGCACCGGGCAGATGCAGTGCAAAGTCCACGACTCGGTCCTGTCCCTGACGCAGGACCTGCAGACGGCGCGGGCGCTGACGGTCATCTCCGCCGTGTTGGCGGTGATCGCCCTCACGGTGACGGTGGCCGGGGCGCAGTGCACCAACTGCATCAGGGAAGAGACCGTGAAGGCAAAAGTGGTGACCACCGGGGGGGTCCTCTACATCCTCAGCGGCCTGTTCGTGCTGGTGCCGCTCTGCTGGATGGCCAACAGCATCATAGTGGACTTCTACGACCCGCAGGTGCCTCCGTCCAAGAAGCGGGAGATCGGGGCGGCGATCTACATCGGCTGGGCGGCCactgcgctgctgctgctcggcggGACCCTGCTGTGCTGCTCCTTCTCTCCGGCGGTGAGGGGCGCGTATCCCATCAAATACGCCCCCACCAAGACCATCACAGTTAATAGCGACTTTGACAAGAAGCATTATGTGTAG
- the septin5b gene encoding septin 5b has translation MVAGESGLGKSTLVNSLFLTDLHKDRKLLNAEERISQTVEITKHTVDIEEKGVKLKLTIVDTPGFGDAVNNTECWRPVTDYINLQFEQYFRDESGLNRKNIQDNRVHCCLYFIPPFGHGLRPVDVEFMKALQDKVNVVPLIAKADCLTPSEIKKLKEQLREEIGRYGIKVYQFPDCDSDEDEGFKQQDKELKESTPFAVIGSNTVVEARGQRVRGRLYPWGIVEVENPSHCDFVKLRTMLIRTHMHDLKDITNDCHYENYRAQCIQTMTSKMNADKRVQSPSPILPLPTPDGETEKIIKNKDDELKRMQQMLQKMQQQMHEQDL, from the exons ATGGTGGCAG GTGAATCTGGTCTGGGTAAATCCACCCTGGTGAACAGCTTGTTCCTCACTGATCTGCATAAGGACAGAAAACTACTCAATGCTGAGG AGCGCATCAGTCAGACGGTTGAGATCACGAAGCACACGGTGGACATCGAAGAGAAGGGGGTGAAGTTGAAACTAACTATTGTGGACACCCCGGGTTTTGGGGACGCTGTCAACAACACAGAGTG CTGGAGGCCTGTCACGGACTACATCAATCTGCAGTTTGAACAGTACTTCCGGGATGAGAGCGGACTCAACAGGAAAAACATCCAGGACAACAGGGTGCACTGCTGCCTGTATTTCATTCCTCCGTTCGGACACGG GCTTCGTCCAGTTGATGTAGAGTTCATGAAGGCCCTGCAGGACAAGGTTAATGTGGTTCCTCTCATCGCTAAGGCGGACTGTCTCACTCCCAGTGAGATAAAGAAACTCAAagagcag TTGAGAGAGGAGATAGGTAGGTATGGGATAAAGGTCTACCAGTTCCCTGACTGCGActctgatgaagatgaggggTTCAAGCAGCAAGATAAAGAGCTGAAG GAGAGCACTCCGTTTGCAGTGATCGGCAGCAACACTGTGGTAGAGGCCCGAGGTCAGAGGGTGAGAGGGAGGCTCTACCCCTGGGGCATCGTGGAGG TGGAGAACCCATCCCACTGCGACTTTGTGAAGCTCAGGACCATGCTGATCCGAACTCACATGCACGACCTGAAGGACATCACCAATGACTGCCACTACGAGAACTACAGAGCTCAGTGCATCCAGACCATgaccag TAAAATGAATGCAGACAAGCGGGTGCAGAGCCCCAGCCCGATCCTGCCGCTGCCCACACCAGATGGGGAGACAGAGAAAATCATCAAAAACAAAGATGACGAG ctgaagaggATGCAGCAGATGCTCCAGAagatgcagcagcagatgcatGAGCAGGACCTGTGA